Within the Candidatus Rokuibacteriota bacterium genome, the region GTCGGCGGTCACGGGATCGCCGTTGTGGAACTTGAGCCCGCGCCGCAGCTTGAACTCGTACACGAGCCCGTCGGGACTCTCCGTCCACGACTCGGCCAGGCTCGAGCCCATCTTCTGGCCCGGGAGCGGGCGGACCAGCGCGTCGTGAACCGCGTAGAGGATGCCGAAGGGCGTGATCTGGGGCGGCGCGGTGGACGGATCGAACCAGGAGGGCGCCAGCGTGACGTGGAAGGAGACCGTCACCTCGCCCGACGGCGCCTGGGCGGACCCGGGCTGGGCCATGCCGAGGAGCAGGGCGGCCACGACCCATCCGATGACGCGGAATCGGCGCTGGCTCACATCGCACCCCCTTGGCAGCCGTAGTTCTTCACGAGCACGACCGCCTGTGGCACGGGCGCAGCTCCGCGGCGGAGCTGGTCGTCCGCCGCCTCGCGCACGCACGCGCTGAACCGCGCACCATCGACCTCGTATCCGTTGACCACGAGCCGGCCGTCCAGATCGATCCGATCGATCGTGATCGTGGAGAAGTGATTGCACGCCCCCCAGCGCTCCCAGGCCAGCTCCTGGGCGGGTGTGTTGCGCGCTGCGGCACAACCGGCCGCCGCCGTCATCATCAGCAGGCCCAGCACGATCGATCGCATGATCTCCACCCCCTCCCCGCAGACTTCGCGTCGAAGCTTCGGCTTCCGGCGTCGATCCTCCCAAGGCGCGCGGCGGCTGTCAAGGCCTGCCGGCCGACCGAGGCGCCCGAGCGCCCCTTGACAGCACGCGGGCGGCTGGGCAGCACCGCTTCCCCTTGGACTCGGCTCCATCTGTCCGCGGAGGGCCCGCCCGGAGTTGTCGTTGATCCGCACAAGGGCCTCGGTGGCGCCGACATGGAGGGAGCGATGAAAGAGCGCCGAGGGCTTCGAAGAAAATCTCCGAAGCCCTTGACCTCCTTGGTTGCGGGGGCTGGATTTGAGCCGGCGACCTCATGAAGGCGGCCGCGGGGACTTCAGTTGAAGTCGGGATTGCTGCCCTGAAGCTTCTCCTCGACGACCTGCTGCACGTGCGCCAGCACGCGCTCCCGCCAGGGACCGGCGCCGGCCGCGCCGTCCCGGATGCGCTCGCACAGCGCTCGGTTGGCCTCGAGCACCCACGCGTGCAGCAGCCGGGGATCGCAGGGCGGAGCGGCGCGGGGCAGATCCAGAAGGTTCAGCAGCGCCTCGCGCTCGGCGCGGAGCCGTGTCTCCTCGTCCGGCACCTCGCGCGCCACGATGCCCAGGACGTGAAGGGCGATCCGCATCCGGTAGCGCAGGCTCCGGTCGGCGAGGGCCGGCACCACCTCGCCGGCGAGGAAATCGCGCACGGCCTCGATCAGCTCCACGGCGGTCGGCCGGTCCTGCATGGCGTCAGGCGACCCTGATCAAGCGCAGCAGCTCCCACTCCACCTCGGCGCAGCGGCGGCCGATGCTCGCCAGCTCCAGGCTGCGCTCCCGTCCCGTCAGGTGGCGCCGCGCCTGCCGGAGGGTGATGACGGCCCACCACAGGTTGGCGAACACTTC harbors:
- a CDS encoding DUF6285 domain-containing protein — protein: MQDRPTAVELIEAVRDFLAGEVVPALADRSLRYRMRIALHVLGIVAREVPDEETRLRAEREALLNLLDLPRAAPPCDPRLLHAWVLEANRALCERIRDGAAGAGPWRERVLAHVQQVVEEKLQGSNPDFN